The sequence below is a genomic window from Sorangiineae bacterium MSr12523.
CAGTCCCCACGACGGAAGCCGCTTTGCCAAGCGCGCCCCCGCCGGTCGATACGACGGCTCCTCACGAAGAGCCAAAGGCGGAACAGGTTCACGCCGCGCATCGCGCCCCGGAGCCGCCCGCCGCCACCTTGAATGTCACCATCGACGGGCGTCCCACCTCGTGGACCACGGAGGACCTTCGATCCATTCGCCATGCCGGCGGCACGCACGACATTCGCGAACTCACGGCAGCCTTGGCCGGGGGAATTCGTGCCACAGTGCAAATCGTCGGTCAGACGGAGACCGGCGAGCGAACGGCCACCGTGAACCTCGAAGCGCTCGCAGCCACCGACCAACTCCGCATTTGGCCGGAAAGCGACGGAACGTGGTCCATTTCGCGCAATGTGACCAGTGAAGACGGTCGGTCCACGGTGGAGCAGTACAGCCTCACCGATGTGAAGGATCTGGCCATTCGCCGCAACTAACGGGACGATCCAGCAATTGGAAACGGGATAGCCCTCGCGGCTATCCCGTTTTCGCATTTGCATACCTGTACCTCGCGCTCCAATGGCTCCATACACAATCACCATGTTGCGGCGATACGCGCGGGTCGTGAGTGCCATGGTCCTGAGCGGTATGGTCGCACTGGCGTGTTCATTGGAGTCGCTGTCGAGTCAGTACCATGCCGCCGAGGGCGGCCGTGGAGACGCTGCCCCCGCCCCCGTCGAAGAGGACGTCGATGCCTCGCCACGGGCCGCGCCAAGCTGCATGCACACCACGCCTGCACCAACCTTCTGTGATGACTTCGATCACGGGATCGATGAGCGGTGGAGCCCTCTGCTCAAGGGCGACGGCGGGGTGAGCAACCTCGATCAGGCACTCGTGGTCTCGATCCCTGGCGCCTCCAAACGCCCCGGAGCAGCAGCAGCCTTGTGGAAGGAGTTCCCCCAAACGGCGACGTCGGCGCACCTCACGTTCTACTTCCGCGCGCCCGTGCCCATGGGAACGACGGAGCAGCCCATCATCACGTTCGAGCTCGAGCGCAGCAGGAAGGCTTACCAATTGTCCCTCATGTTCAGCGACAGCGAGACCCGCGTGAGCGAACGCCAGCTCGGTGCCGATGCGGGCACACCGCAGAACTACCCCGTGAAGACGCAGATCCCTACCGGCGGCGTCTCCGTCTCGATGGAGTTCTCCCTGGGCAAGCGTCCGCGGCTCGTCCTCTCCTTCAACGAGGTCGAGGTCCTCGACAAGGTGCTCACCCTGCCCTTCACACCGGGCCCGAATCTCAGGCTCTACATCGGCGTTATCCAAGCCGAGGTTCCCACCGATCCGTGGTCCGTCCATTTCGACGACGTCCACGTGCTCGTCGAATAGTGCCCCCTTCGCGAGCTCTTAAAAGCAAACGACCACGCGGACACTCGCAGTGGCGAGCGTCGGCGTGGTCGCTGACGGAAACGGCGCGGTGTTACTTCTTCGCGCCGCCGGGTCCGCCGCCCTTGACCTTGCCCTTCTTGTCGCCGGAGTGGCCGTGGAAGGTGCGGGTCGGGGCGAACTCGCCCAGCTTGTGGCCGACCATGTACTCGGTGACGAAGACCGGCACGAACTTGCGTCCATTGTGCACGGCGAACGTCAGGCCGACGGCGTCGGGGGTGATGGTGCTGCGTCGCGACCAGGTCTTGATGACCTTTTTGCTCTGCGTCGCACCGGCGGCGGCGATCTTTT
It includes:
- the rpsS gene encoding 30S ribosomal protein S19, whose amino-acid sequence is MARSVKKGPFVDGHLAEKIAAAGATQSKKVIKTWSRRSTITPDAVGLTFAVHNGRKFVPVFVTEYMVGHKLGEFAPTRTFHGHSGDKKGKVKGGGPGGAKK